One Glycine soja cultivar W05 chromosome 7, ASM419377v2, whole genome shotgun sequence genomic window, acgttctaaacttaacattgatttttccgaaaccgatgttaactaattaatgttaacattgagttttgacaaaaccgatgttaacaccaactagttaacatcaattttttcaaaaccgatgttaagaaatTCTAGTTATTTACGAAAATGCCATCATGCTCttgttaatatcggtttttgtaaaaaatcaatgttaaccaTGCGTtgttaaatctataatttttagtAGTGTCATGCATACATGCATCCTAGACTAGGAAATGTTAttcaacatgttctaaatgATTGACATTGCATGTTGTTAGCCTTGAAGAGTTGAAACACTTGTAACTTAGTTTTTAAAATCACTAAGTTTCAACTCTGCATCAATATAATCGACTATATGCTGATATAGTAGACTAGATCAatcttttgttcttttagaaTTGAGATTGGTTCGCATTTAGTCAACTATCTTTAGTATCTAATCGATTATATCGGGTTTCATGAGTTTCCACTTTCACCAACAGTTGACAATATGGTAATATAATCAACTATCTGTTCATCAGGAAACCCAGGTGATGCAAAGAATAATTTAGTCTACTATCTCTTGGGGACAATCGACTATATCTGTTCTAAGACTATAAAAGTATTGATTTTTTCAAAGGACTTTGTGTGACACTTTTTCTCTCATATTTTACACTACAATTTTCATTGAGAGAGTTTTAGAACCTTTGGGTGTCATCACCACTTTGATCCTTAATTGGAAACATCATTTTACATAGGGTGCAATGGATCTTTGCAAAGGACCATGAAGGGAAGTTAATACTTCAAAGAAAATGTTTTCACATCTTTCACATATCAAGTGAATTTCATTAATTTGCATTTCTGATTTTCGTTTTCATTAAGTAGGTTTTTCCAATGGTGTGCATGTAGTGGGTTTTCTACATGTAGGTTTAGTTCTTAGTAGGTTTTCAAGCATTTAGGCATTTACAGTGTGTGTTTGCTTGTGAGTTTGGTGGTAACTTAGATTATAGAGGAAAGATCCTAACTTAGTGGGTTACTATGAATCAATTGGATGTATATTTCCTAGAAATCGAATCAGTATAAATTGTGTATCTTTTTCTCTATCCCTTTATATCTTTATTGCTTATTGGTTATGGTTCTTAACACTtggttttttatatttgtttggtatttttgtttaaaacataAGCTGtgttgaaagaaaatataaaggtGTTTGTAACATATCCTACTCTCTTGAATTAAAGGAAAAGATTttgggaaatttttttatttgagtctaaaattgttttaaaaccaATTTACCCTACTCTTGATTAGTAATTTCATGcgctattattttttaacagatTTTGCATCAGATCTCGTTCCAAGCATGGTCTTGGATTCAGAATTATGATACGGTATTTGAAGCTTCTTTTGTTCAATGGTGCATTAATCCTAGGATTTGTATGTTGGGATGGCAGGTTTACTAGTGGGAGGGAAGATGGAAGTGGAGGCTTTCTAGGAAGATGGTGGGAGGGAAGATGGAAGTGGAGGTTTTCTAGGAAGATGGTGCTATGCGTTGTATGTTTCAGGGGATTACTATTCAACAAGTGATTGATTCATTGCTCTAATTAACAAATGTATTTACAATTGGGGGTGTAGAGATGCTTTGAGATTAGGAAGTCTTGATTTGTGGGATTTTGTTTTGGATTGTTGATGGCTAATTTGGTGGGATGTAGTTAATGCTAGTTAGTGGGTGGCTGTTCAATATTCTGAAGATATTAATGCCATAATATTGCGAAACTACTAATCCATATAACTAGGGAGGTTTTTTGTTGTAACACAGTGTATACGGGTTAAAAAAGAGAGTACAAAACACACCTAAGAGACATTATCCATAGCAAACCGTGGACCctgtaaaagaattttttttttcttttttcataatggAGACTGGAGAGACgtgaatggaaaaaaaaatgcataatggTGGGTAGGTGACCCATAAGCATTCATGATAATTTATTCACAAGAATTGCGACAATTTAGCATTATTGGGTTTTGTGACGTTGAACCTGCAATGTTGCAATAGCTAACATGCACTCAGAACCCAACTTTTACATGTAGTAAGggagaacattttttttattacctctgttttttttcttcttaattataagaaataggTTTAGtgtatttttacatatttatttcttataaaaagaagcaaagatattattaattattatatttttattataaatattttttttactataacaCTTGTGTGAGTATTTATATCTATTAATTTTGTGTTAATCTTCACTAAAAAAAACCTTGTCGTCTATCAACGAGATGCTGGTTATTACAAATGcgatatataattttgaattttgataatttatttataatcaattatttaaaCTAACACATCTCactcatgaataaaaaatatcttttatatatatatatatatatatatatatatatatatatatatatatatatatatatatatatatatatatatatatacactatgCGTATTCCAGTAATATTATGACTTTTTAAACGACTGTATAactttaagttttttataatttatgtacggttatataatttaaatttatttttcctacTCTCATTTAAGAAATTTCGTGAAAATAAACCAGAAAAGACCCAGAAACTTATTAGTGTTTGGACAAGATAACGGgcaaaaataagagagaaaaacacttcTCACAAATTAGCTAGCAAAAGATTATTGCCATTATAAGGATTATTGCTATTATAGTACAGATTGGGATCACAAATTAAACGAAGAAGGGAACATTaatttcaaacaataaaattacTTGAGTACAAAATTCTCCCGTACTTTACCTTATGTGAGACCTTAATTGGTAATCCATGAATTCTTCTAGGCCTGAATTAATTTCTTGATAAGCTGATCACCAAAAGGCCATCATGCACAACAAGCCAACTAAAAGTGGCAAGAAAACAGCGAAACTATGGTGGCGGTTGGAACTAGCTCCACTAAAATTCTCATCAACGGGATACAAGTTCCCCGGTGGACCCGTCATGTACAAATATGCTGATGATGGTGGTGGAGGGCAATACTTCGTTGGTGGTTTCTTGGGTGAAGGGGGTGGTGGTGATGGATACACAATTGGTGGTGGCGGTGAAAAATACTctattggtggtggtggtgataaaTACTCTATTGGTGGTGATGGGGTGTAACCACCTTCACATGGTGTGCACTTCTCATTACCGTTTGTGACCTCATCAAGCTTCCTTGATTTCTCACCTTTGATTGGAGTAGTGACACAAATAAGCACAAGGATCAAATTGAGGATCATCGGTGCTTTAATTTGATGACTTAATTTTGTGGGCATGGTGGGGTTGGTTTTGATTGGAATGAGGATTTTAGGTATCGGTTATGACTTTGAATGATGGGTTTGTCTTTGAGATTGTAGGGCTAGGACTTCTGGAGAGAGGAATGGAAAGGAAGAGGTGGGGGTAGTAATGATGGATTTCTTACGTTGTTAGGTGCACGGGAAATGTAAACTATGGGTAAAGGGCCTTTTGAGTTAGGGTTATAATAATGAATTTGGTTTTCTAGAGGACGGAAAAGGGAGGATGGCACTTTCTCTAATGGTCCTTTCTAGGGGTTCTATCTTGTGAAATATAATCCCCCACTAGCATGTGGCAATTAGTGTTTATTGTGGGCTCCATCATACAAACAAATCCATAAGACCTCAATTATTAGCATTAATCTAATATGCCACTATTGGTGGCTGAGTTTTGGCACGCTTAGGTTTAATCTCTAACTatcaatttttatctttcatcgGTATAATTTCCAGATAAAGGCTAATGGAAAGTAGatttgttaagaaatttaaaataaaaatattgttattaggagataaaaaattatattattttattatgatttatataaaatatttttctattttaattctttaactaatGTCTTTGGTTAACAAAATCCTAATTTCAAttcacaataaattaattatttgacacTTCAATGAATCGTGCATGTTTGAGTGAAAAATGTGATGAATGAtgtgagaaaaaatataataaggtGTGCcaaattataa contains:
- the LOC114419227 gene encoding extensin-like, which translates into the protein MPTKLSHQIKAPMILNLILVLICVTTPIKGEKSRKLDEVTNGNEKCTPCEGGYTPSPPIEYLSPPPPIEYFSPPPPIVYPSPPPPSPKKPPTKYCPPPPSSAYLYMTGPPGNLYPVDENFSGASSNRHHSFAVFLPLLVGLLCMMAFW